Part of the Hyphomicrobium album genome is shown below.
GGTGCCCTTGCCGCTCCAGGTGCCAACGAGCGCCGAGAACGGGCTGCCCGCGACGGCCGGCACGCCGATCATCAACACAGCTACGGAACTTGCGGCCAGAACCTGGGCGCTCCCCCTCAACCAGCTCACCACACAACCTCCACCGCTCTGACCAACAACAGGCACTCCGCCGCGCCGCCCCGACAGCGACCGATTAGGCACGTGAGCACCGCCGAATTCCTGGTATCGGCATGTCCCAAATTAGCACAGTTGTCGTTAAATAAGTATCTCACCCGTGCATCGACAACCCGGCCTTGACGGAGGATGCACAGCAATTCTGCCCGCGAGATGCCCTGAAATGCCTGGATAGGGCGGTTGCGCGGCGGTCATCGGTAGCTATATTGCGCCGCCTGCGACGGAGGGGTGGCCGAGTGGTTGAAGGCGCACGCCTGGAACGCGTGTAGGCGGGCAACCGTCTCGTGGGTTCGAATCCCACCCCCTCCGCCAACTGAATAGTTCGCGACTGTTCCAGACGTTCGCGATGATATGAAAATATCTGCCTATTCAAACCTTTAGCGGTTGCCTGAAGCCACCAGTCGTTCATGCAAACCGCGTCTTCCGGTCGGGCTGATGTCGGGGCGGACAGGCACTCATGACGGCGTGCTCTGGGTCTGCCCGCGACCAGAGAATAAGGGGATCATCTCGGCGATGATCCGCTTAATGTCCCAAAAGGACTCTCGAAAACTCGGCCCTCGACGCGTTTTCAGTGCGGCATAGTTCAGGATCGTCCAGCCAATCATCCGTACTCATGGATTACCGGGTGGCGGCGACTGGGACGACCAGGAATATGGCTTCCCCATTGCGCACGATATTGAACAGCAGGTTCGGACGACCGACCTTCATCATGGAAAGCAACTGCTCCGGTGAAGTCACCGGTTCTTGGTCAAGCGAGCGTATGATATCGCCCTTGCGGAAGCCGGTATCCCAGGCATTGCTGTCCGTCTCCACCGACACCACCTCGGCGCCGGTCACGGGCACGAAATATTGCACGGGGCCAAACGCCGCTCCGGCCAGCTCGGGACTGATCGCGCCGCCCTCGAGGGGTTGTGGCGCCGGTGAAGCAAGCGTCGCATGGATCGTGAGGGCCTTGGCGTTGCGCAACAAGGTGATATGGGCGACCTCTCCGGGCTTCAGGAGGCCGAGCTTAGTGCGCGCCTCGGGCATTGTGCCGACGCTTTCTCGATCGACTGTCGTTATGACATCCCCCGCCACGATGCCGGCACGGTCCGCCGGCGAGCCTGCGCTGACCATGGTGATGAGCGCACCACTTTGCTGAGGCGCCAGCCCGAGCGACGGAGGCAATTTCGGAGTCAAGATCCCGCAGCGCAACGCCCAAGTGTCCGCGGCGCACCTCGCCGTGGGCGATAAGTTCGCCAGCGATCAGCCGCACCATGTTACCGGGCATGGCGAAGCCGATGCCCACGTTGCTGCCAGTGAGGCCGACAATGGCGGTGTCAAGGCCGACGAGTTCGCCGTTCAAGTTGACCAGAGCGCCGCCGGAATCGCCAGGGTTCATCGATGCGTCGGTCTGAATGAGATTATCATAGCCCTCGATCGGCATGTTCGAGCGGCGCAATGCGCTAACGACGCCAAATGAGATTGATTGGCCGATGCCGAACGGGTTGCCAACGGAGACGACGAAATCACCGACGTGAACCTTGCTGGAGTCAGCAAACCTGATCGACACTAGGTTGTCAGCAGCAACTTTCAGCACTGCAACGTCCGTCTCAATATCGCGAGCCAACTGCTCGGCGGTCAGTTCGCGCCCGTCGGACAATGTCACCTTAATCGCATCGGCGTCCGTGATCTGATGCGCGCAGGTTACGATGAGGCCGCGCTCGCCATCCAAGATCACGCCGGAGGCCGCGACCTGGACTTGGCTGTCCTCCGTGTCCGGTGCGCCCGAAAGGAGAACCTCATCAGGGGTGGCGCGCCGCTTGATGCTGAGGGAAACAACGCTTGGGGTTACTTGGCGGAGTATCGGCGCAGTGGGGCCAGCAAGCGAGCGGCTCTGGGCTCGGCTTGGCTATCGTCCGAGATCTCGTGCAGCTCTACGGCGGCAAGATCACGCTTGGCCAATCAGAGCTCGGCGGACTCAAGGCGCGGCTCACGCTGCCCGAATTTACCGCCTGGCCGACCTAGTGCTGATGCAGATCAAGGGTCGCCAGCCACTCGTACGCAAGAATGACGTTACGGAGGATCTGGCTATGTCTGAGTTCAAAGAATACGCCGCATGGGATGCCCCGACCCGTTGGTTCCATTGGCTCAATGTGTTGGCGGTCGTGGGTCTTATCGGCACGGGCCTCGTCGTTCTCTTCGATGACGCCCTTGGGCTGTCCGCATCTGGAAAGCTCACT
Proteins encoded:
- a CDS encoding PDZ domain-containing protein, whose product is MVSAGSPADRAGIVAGDVITTVDRESVGTMPEARTKLGLLKPGEVAHITLLRNAKALTIHATLASPAPQPLEGGAISPELAGAAFGPVQYFVPVTGAEVVSVETDSNAWDTGFRKGDIIRSLDQEPVTSPEQLLSMMKVGRPNLLFNIVRNGEAIFLVVPVAATR
- a CDS encoding S1C family serine protease; this translates as MLRQVTPSVVSLSIKRRATPDEVLLSGAPDTEDSQVQVAASGVILDGERGLIVTCAHQITDADAIKVTLSDGRELTAEQLARDIETDVAVLKVAADNLVSIRFADSSKVHVGDFVVSVGNPFGIGQSISFGVVSALRRSNMPIEGYDNLIQTDASMNPGDSGGALVNLNGELVGLDTAIVGLTGSNVGIGFAMPGNMVRLIAGELIAHGEVRRGHLGVALRDLDSEIASVARAGASAKWCAHHHGQRRLAGGPCRHRGGGCHNDSRSRKRRHNARGAH
- a CDS encoding ATP-binding protein, whose amino-acid sequence is MGLLGGVSAQWGQQASGSGLGLAIVRDLVQLYGGKITLGQSELGGLKARLTLPEFTAWPT